The following proteins come from a genomic window of Ictalurus furcatus strain D&B chromosome 12, Billie_1.0, whole genome shotgun sequence:
- the cfap90 gene encoding uncharacterized protein C5orf49 — protein sequence MDEPTQTESKPLSTRSVFSFIPPRRNEPKERRYFNTTPKAAEKHLYDSIYRRAEGYDMKLHRDDREHANSRGLNVHTEECSRPVAVLTSSEYGRRPPVPSYTSDRPFARVAHIREFYRKNGISKSVEEGYGSVFPV from the exons ATGGACGAACCGACTCAAACAGAGTCAAAACCACTTTCTACACGGTCTGTGTTCAGCTTTATACCGCCGAGACGAAATGAACCGAAAGAGAGAAGATATTTCAACACGACTCCTAAG gcagcagaaaagcatctgtaCGACTCTATATACCGGCGAGCTGAAGGATATGATATGAAGTTACACCGTGATGACCGAGAGCACGCCAACAGCCGCGGCTTGAACGTCCACACTGAG GAATGCTCCAGACCCGTAGCCGTGCTCACCTCATCCGAGTACGGCCGCCGGCCGCCGGTGCCGTCGTACACGTCGGACCGCCCGTTTGCCCGTGTTGCTCACATACGCGAGTTTTACAGGAAAAACGGCATTAGCAAATCAGTGGAGGAGGGCTACGGCTCTGTCTTTCCAGtctga